From Bradyrhizobium symbiodeficiens, the proteins below share one genomic window:
- a CDS encoding universal stress protein has product MSLASVMVYVDSQQQDEGQIAVAEGVANSFGAALLGVSAIATGPPFVAEGVIIEQTTADDLERMRATLSAKEAWFRRIVRLPSEKVEWRWAIGFPTEFLVEQSRAADLVVVRRSQLKAKSTHYLDAAGAMLRLGRPILAVPDGVTTLSGDRIVVGWKDAREARLAVRDALPFLTRASQVTIAEICTSSEQDSARDRVRDVARYLQRHGVNCQHEVRVHTAEPDAGYLVRLAADVGADLVVTGGYGHSRLGEWIFGGMTQSLLQQAPTCLLMSH; this is encoded by the coding sequence ATGTCTCTTGCCAGCGTCATGGTCTACGTCGATTCCCAGCAGCAGGACGAAGGGCAGATTGCCGTCGCCGAAGGCGTCGCGAACAGCTTTGGGGCAGCCCTGCTCGGCGTCTCGGCCATCGCAACAGGGCCTCCGTTCGTCGCCGAAGGCGTGATCATCGAGCAGACGACCGCCGACGATCTCGAGCGCATGCGCGCAACTCTTTCGGCCAAGGAGGCTTGGTTCAGGCGCATCGTTCGCCTGCCGAGCGAAAAGGTGGAATGGCGTTGGGCGATTGGCTTTCCGACGGAATTCCTGGTCGAGCAGTCCAGGGCGGCGGACCTTGTCGTGGTGCGGCGCAGCCAGCTGAAGGCCAAATCCACTCACTACCTCGATGCGGCCGGAGCCATGTTGCGGCTGGGCCGTCCGATCCTTGCGGTGCCGGACGGCGTCACCACATTGTCGGGTGATCGGATCGTGGTCGGATGGAAAGATGCCCGGGAGGCGCGACTGGCCGTTCGCGATGCACTGCCGTTTCTGACGCGGGCTTCGCAAGTCACGATCGCCGAAATCTGCACGTCGAGCGAACAGGATTCCGCGCGTGATCGGGTGCGAGACGTTGCTAGGTATCTTCAGCGGCACGGCGTCAATTGCCAGCACGAGGTGCGCGTGCATACGGCGGAACCCGACGCAGGCTATCTCGTTCGGCTGGCCGCCGACGTCGGTGCCGACCTCGTCGTGACCGGCGGGTATGGACATAGCCGACTGGGAGAATGGATTTTCGGCGGCATGACGCAGAGCCTGTTGCAGCAGGCTCCGACCTGCCTGCTGATGTCGCATTGA
- a CDS encoding APC family permease, giving the protein MTDSSVDMSGNLRRRLGLPLLVLYGTGITIGAGIYVLIGAVAGHAGPYSVWSFLLAALVMGLTVASYAEMATRYPVSAGEAAYVRAAFNSRLLSTIVGLLTLCTGVVAAGAVTLGSVGYIRQFVDLPPPVIVVAVVMSLGAIAAWGILESVVLAGVFTVIEAGGLAWIILAAIWHMPSFPSALVAFPPMNAAALSGIAYASLLAFFAFVGFEDLANVVEEARVPHRDIPRAMVLTLLITSVLYILIAAISITAVPTDRLTASPAPLSLVFRTVTGMEPVPLNVIAVVATLNTVLAQMTMAARVIYGMSRQGDLPRLLSRVHASTGTPVIATGLVMLSVIALALAFPIERLATGTSVATLATFAMVNLSLLCIRARHVHSVERHVRVPIWVPILGFLTCLTMIGVAIA; this is encoded by the coding sequence ATGACCGATTCATCCGTCGACATGTCAGGCAATCTGCGCCGCCGGCTCGGCCTTCCCTTGCTGGTCCTCTACGGGACCGGCATTACGATCGGCGCGGGCATCTATGTTCTGATCGGCGCCGTGGCCGGGCACGCCGGCCCATATTCCGTATGGTCGTTCCTGCTGGCAGCCTTGGTCATGGGGCTCACGGTGGCATCCTACGCGGAGATGGCGACGCGGTATCCGGTGAGCGCCGGTGAAGCAGCCTATGTGCGAGCTGCGTTCAATTCCCGGCTGCTCTCGACGATCGTCGGGCTCCTGACATTGTGTACCGGTGTGGTCGCAGCCGGCGCAGTCACTCTGGGGAGTGTCGGCTATATCAGGCAATTCGTCGATCTACCCCCGCCAGTCATCGTCGTCGCGGTCGTCATGTCGCTGGGAGCGATCGCGGCCTGGGGGATTCTTGAATCCGTCGTGTTGGCCGGTGTGTTCACGGTCATCGAAGCCGGAGGGCTCGCATGGATCATCCTCGCAGCCATTTGGCATATGCCGTCGTTCCCCTCGGCGCTCGTTGCCTTTCCTCCGATGAACGCAGCAGCGCTCTCGGGAATTGCCTATGCGTCCCTGCTCGCGTTCTTTGCCTTTGTCGGATTCGAGGACTTGGCGAACGTGGTTGAAGAGGCCAGGGTTCCGCACAGGGACATTCCGCGCGCCATGGTTCTCACCCTCCTGATAACATCAGTCCTCTACATTCTCATCGCTGCGATATCGATTACAGCCGTGCCGACCGATCGCCTGACCGCCTCGCCTGCTCCGCTCAGCCTGGTATTCCGCACCGTAACGGGCATGGAGCCCGTGCCGCTCAACGTGATCGCCGTCGTCGCAACGCTGAACACCGTCCTCGCCCAAATGACCATGGCCGCGCGCGTCATTTACGGAATGTCGCGGCAAGGCGACCTGCCGCGCCTGCTATCTCGTGTCCACGCGAGCACCGGCACACCCGTGATAGCGACCGGCCTGGTCATGCTTTCCGTGATCGCCCTCGCGCTCGCATTTCCGATCGAACGACTGGCCACCGGCACCTCGGTCGCCACGCTGGCGACGTTTGCGATGGTCAACCTGTCGCTGCTCTGCATTCGCGCGCGCCATGTCCATTCGGTCGAACGGCACGTTCGGGTCCCGATCTGGGTGCCGATCCTGGGGTTCTTGACATGTCTGACCATGATCGGGGTTGCAATCGCTTAG
- a CDS encoding SDR family NAD(P)-dependent oxidoreductase: MARHAIVTGASRGIGRAIALGLARRGYDLALTDIAAQEKVLLETVSEVKELGRRCIPVLGDVSNAADCRRAVAEAVRDLGHVDVLVNNAGILRLATIDELTTETWDQTFAVNTRGVFQMTQALVPHMKERKYGRIVNIASLAARTGGPGQSHYAASKSAVVGFTRVSSMEFGGFGITVNAVCPGIIMTEMGINNLRDPERVAYFEKVTDLHRLGQPEDVVGPVAFFASDDSAFVTGQALNVDGGIFYS, translated from the coding sequence ATGGCCCGACATGCGATCGTGACCGGAGCAAGCCGTGGAATTGGCCGCGCGATAGCGCTTGGTCTTGCGAGGCGCGGCTACGATCTCGCGCTGACCGACATCGCAGCGCAGGAGAAGGTCCTCCTCGAGACCGTTTCCGAGGTCAAGGAGCTTGGCCGCCGCTGCATCCCGGTGCTGGGCGACGTCAGCAACGCCGCCGATTGCAGGCGCGCCGTGGCTGAAGCGGTCCGGGATCTCGGGCACGTCGACGTCCTCGTCAACAATGCGGGAATACTCAGGCTGGCGACCATCGACGAATTGACCACCGAAACCTGGGATCAGACGTTCGCCGTCAACACGCGCGGCGTGTTCCAGATGACCCAGGCCTTGGTGCCGCACATGAAGGAACGCAAATACGGACGGATCGTCAACATTGCCTCGCTCGCGGCCCGAACGGGCGGTCCGGGACAGTCCCACTACGCCGCGTCGAAGTCGGCCGTGGTCGGCTTCACCCGGGTTTCGTCCATGGAGTTCGGAGGCTTCGGCATCACGGTCAATGCCGTATGCCCGGGCATCATCATGACGGAGATGGGGATAAACAATCTTCGCGATCCCGAGCGGGTCGCCTATTTCGAAAAGGTCACGGACCTGCACAGGCTCGGGCAGCCGGAAGACGTCGTCGGGCCCGTGGCGTTTTTCGCGTCCGATGATTCAGCGTTTGTAACCGGCCAAGCCCTTAACGTGGACGGAGGTATCTTCTACAGCTAG
- a CDS encoding carbohydrate kinase family protein codes for MANTHDVSVCGTYILDILGVPVTEIPPGGGRLLIEEIRLAVAGTAGGTVVPCARLGLKALAVGAVGSDEKADWMLNALEREGIDISLMERMAGSPTSATILPIRPDGSRPVMHARGASARWRIAPEAQMAACRSKILHLGGVGSLLAMDGAPSVALLRDAKAAGCTTTLDLIQARGETLALVEPLLPYVDFFMPSIDETSAMVGTDDPAACARFFIERGAGACAISLGADGSFVMTRDGRQFTVPAFEVAVRDTSGCGDSYTGGFIAGLARDWDLLDCARLATATAAIVATGLGSGANLVSFEETVKAMNSLPVRKPARV; via the coding sequence ATGGCAAACACTCACGACGTCAGCGTCTGCGGCACGTATATTCTGGATATTCTGGGGGTCCCGGTCACCGAGATTCCGCCCGGTGGCGGACGCTTGCTGATCGAAGAAATCCGGCTCGCGGTGGCAGGCACGGCCGGCGGAACGGTTGTGCCTTGCGCGCGTCTCGGTCTGAAGGCGCTCGCGGTTGGCGCCGTCGGCTCCGACGAGAAGGCAGACTGGATGCTGAACGCGCTGGAGCGCGAAGGCATCGATATTTCCCTCATGGAGCGGATGGCCGGCAGCCCGACCTCGGCCACGATCCTGCCGATCCGGCCCGACGGCTCGCGTCCGGTCATGCACGCAAGGGGGGCTTCTGCCCGCTGGCGGATCGCGCCCGAAGCGCAAATGGCCGCTTGCCGGAGCAAGATTCTGCATCTCGGCGGGGTCGGCTCCCTGCTCGCGATGGACGGCGCGCCATCCGTTGCCTTGCTGCGGGACGCGAAAGCGGCCGGCTGCACGACGACGCTCGATCTGATCCAGGCGCGAGGCGAAACGCTGGCGCTGGTCGAACCGTTGCTGCCTTACGTCGACTTCTTCATGCCGAGCATCGACGAGACCAGTGCCATGGTCGGAACCGACGATCCCGCCGCGTGTGCGCGGTTCTTCATCGAGAGGGGAGCGGGGGCCTGCGCCATCTCTCTCGGTGCCGATGGCTCTTTCGTGATGACGCGTGACGGACGTCAGTTCACGGTGCCGGCGTTCGAGGTTGCGGTTCGCGACACCTCGGGATGCGGCGATTCCTACACGGGCGGTTTCATCGCCGGTCTCGCGCGCGACTGGGACTTGCTCGACTGCGCCAGGCTCGCGACCGCGACGGCCGCGATCGTCGCGACGGGGCTGGGCTCGGGCGCCAATCTCGTGTCGTTCGAAGAGACCGTGAAGGCCATGAACAGCCTCCCGGTCCGCAAGCCGGCTCGCGTCTGA
- a CDS encoding L-fuculose-phosphate aldolase — protein MTSRETELELRQSVIDACREMAAQGINQGTSGNISVRTDDGMLLTPSGLPYDRMKPEDIVAMKWDGSWAASAGNVPSTEWRFHLDILRSKPEVGAVVHAHPIFCTIIAIMNRAIPAIHYMIAAAGGNDIPCAPYAQYGTAELSQAALDALRYRRACLLAHHGLIATGPNLRKAMWLAVEVEVLAKQYHGCLQLGSPPLLPDEEIDSILKRWGQYGLRDNDGALKIPLQPS, from the coding sequence ATGACCAGTCGCGAAACAGAGCTCGAGCTTCGTCAGTCCGTCATCGACGCATGTCGCGAGATGGCGGCGCAAGGCATCAACCAGGGGACGTCCGGAAACATCAGCGTTCGAACCGACGACGGCATGCTGCTCACGCCGTCCGGTCTTCCATACGACCGCATGAAGCCCGAGGACATCGTGGCCATGAAGTGGGATGGTTCATGGGCCGCGTCGGCCGGCAACGTTCCGTCGACGGAATGGCGTTTTCACCTCGACATCCTGAGATCGAAGCCGGAGGTCGGCGCCGTCGTTCACGCGCATCCGATCTTCTGCACTATCATCGCGATCATGAATCGCGCGATCCCCGCGATTCACTACATGATCGCTGCCGCCGGCGGCAACGACATCCCCTGCGCACCCTACGCCCAATACGGCACGGCCGAACTGTCGCAGGCGGCCCTTGACGCGCTTCGCTATCGACGCGCCTGCCTGCTCGCCCATCACGGGCTGATCGCCACAGGTCCCAACCTGCGCAAGGCGATGTGGCTCGCGGTGGAGGTGGAGGTGCTTGCCAAGCAATATCACGGTTGTCTTCAGCTTGGCTCTCCTCCGCTGCTGCCGGACGAGGAGATCGACAGCATCCTGAAGCGGTGGGGGCAGTACGGCCTGCGCGACAACGACGGCGCGCTCAAGATTCCCCTGCAACCGAGCTAG
- a CDS encoding peroxidase-related enzyme (This protein belongs to a clade of uncharacterized proteins related to peroxidases such as the alkylhydroperoxidase AhpD.): MSAPAISRFPVPDVATLPADIRSRIEAVQEKSGFVPNVFLTLAHRPDEFRAFFAYHDALMDKPGPITKAEREMIVVATSSANQCQYCVVAHGAILRVRAKNPQIADQVAVNYRKADITARQRAMLDFAMKVSARAYEVDDVDVRDLKGHGFTEEDVWDIAAIAAFFGMSNRLANVTSMRPNDEFFAMGR, translated from the coding sequence ATGTCTGCACCCGCCATCAGCCGCTTTCCCGTCCCCGACGTCGCGACCCTGCCTGCGGATATCCGCTCGCGGATCGAGGCGGTTCAGGAGAAGTCCGGTTTCGTGCCCAACGTCTTCCTGACGCTCGCGCATCGCCCGGACGAGTTTCGGGCGTTCTTCGCCTATCACGACGCGCTGATGGACAAGCCCGGGCCGATCACCAAGGCCGAGCGCGAGATGATCGTGGTGGCGACCAGCAGCGCCAATCAATGCCAGTATTGCGTCGTCGCACACGGCGCGATCCTGCGCGTGCGGGCGAAGAATCCGCAGATCGCGGACCAGGTCGCCGTCAACTATCGCAAGGCCGATATCACCGCGCGGCAAAGGGCGATGCTCGATTTCGCAATGAAGGTCTCGGCGCGCGCCTATGAGGTCGACGATGTCGACGTACGGGATCTCAAGGGACACGGATTCACGGAGGAGGACGTCTGGGACATCGCGGCCATCGCGGCATTTTTCGGGATGTCGAACCGCCTCGCCAACGTCACCAGCATGCGTCCGAACGACGAATTCTTTGCGATGGGCCGCTGA
- a CDS encoding molybdopterin-dependent oxidoreductase, with product MSEVKRVPHCSHWGAYTILVEDNRIVGVEPFEHDPAPSPIIHSVAEWANPARRVLRPMVRSGWLDKREKSDRRGRGREKFVPVSWDEATTLVSDEVRRVAGTFGNASIFAGSYGWTNSGRLHHASSLLKRMLNLVGGFTRHVDTYSIAAGPVILRHTLGSDDACGGRANTLDTIAQHTETLVVFGALSPRTAQNEAGGIGSHRLETYLRKIVARGVKVIHVSPLKDDLPDWVNAEWWPIRPNTDTALMLGLAGEIVKAGRHDRDFLARCTSGADRLLRYLEGEADGVRKEAVWAAGICGLDAEKVAGLARRLVDTRSMLTVSWSLQRAHHGEQPFWAALGLASVAGQIGLPGGGVGYGYGSLGGVGAPLNLARSPAISQLTRPIDSFIPVARITDMLLNPGRPFSYEGELRTYPDTRLVYWAGGNPYHHHQDLNRLSDAWTRPETIIVQDPMFTATAQRADIVLPATTSIERNDLAGNRRSDFILAMKQAIEPLGESRSDFDIFNAIAGKLGVADRFNEGRDEMGWVRHLYEECRSDASKRFDFTMPDFDAFWEAGYARCPVKAEQTFLADFRNEPEAHALRTESGKIVLGSATLARLDYADCRSHPAWIEPAEWLGNAADAGQMHLISHQPAGRLHSQLETGASSRAMKRNGRERAHLHPDDADALGIADGQTIRIWNGRGECLATAEVTDKVRRSVLVLPTGAWFTPTGNSGLEVAGNPNVLTLDIGTSQFGQGCSAHTCLVRVEPYAADRRDAFEAYQETLAALAAV from the coding sequence ATGAGCGAGGTCAAGCGGGTCCCGCACTGCAGCCATTGGGGTGCGTATACGATCCTCGTCGAGGACAATCGCATCGTGGGCGTCGAGCCGTTCGAGCACGATCCGGCTCCTTCCCCGATCATCCATTCTGTCGCCGAATGGGCGAACCCGGCGCGCCGCGTTCTGCGACCGATGGTCCGTTCCGGCTGGCTGGACAAGCGCGAGAAGAGCGACCGCCGGGGCCGTGGCCGGGAGAAGTTCGTGCCGGTCAGCTGGGACGAGGCAACGACGCTGGTGTCGGATGAAGTGCGCCGCGTCGCCGGCACCTTCGGCAATGCGTCGATATTCGCCGGCTCCTACGGTTGGACCAACTCGGGCCGCCTGCACCACGCCTCGTCGCTTCTGAAGCGCATGCTCAACCTGGTTGGCGGCTTCACCAGGCATGTCGACACCTATTCGATCGCGGCAGGTCCCGTGATCCTGCGGCACACGCTGGGCAGCGACGATGCATGCGGCGGCCGCGCGAACACGCTCGACACCATCGCGCAGCACACCGAAACGCTGGTGGTGTTCGGCGCGCTCTCGCCGCGAACCGCGCAGAACGAGGCCGGCGGAATCGGCAGCCACCGACTTGAAACCTATCTCAGGAAAATCGTCGCGCGCGGCGTCAAGGTGATTCATGTCTCGCCGCTGAAGGACGATCTGCCAGACTGGGTCAACGCCGAATGGTGGCCGATCCGCCCGAACACCGACACTGCGCTGATGCTCGGCCTTGCCGGCGAGATCGTGAAGGCGGGCCGGCACGACAGGGATTTCCTGGCGCGCTGCACCAGCGGCGCGGATCGCCTGCTTCGCTATCTCGAAGGCGAGGCGGATGGCGTCCGCAAGGAGGCGGTTTGGGCTGCGGGCATCTGCGGCCTCGATGCGGAGAAGGTCGCAGGGCTCGCAAGGCGCCTGGTCGACACGCGCAGCATGCTGACCGTGAGCTGGAGCCTGCAGCGCGCCCATCATGGCGAGCAGCCGTTCTGGGCGGCGCTCGGACTCGCGTCGGTTGCCGGCCAGATCGGATTGCCGGGGGGCGGCGTCGGCTACGGCTACGGCTCCCTGGGGGGCGTGGGAGCGCCGCTCAACCTGGCCCGGTCTCCGGCCATCTCACAGCTGACCAGACCGATCGACAGCTTCATCCCGGTGGCGCGGATCACCGACATGCTGCTCAATCCCGGCCGGCCATTCAGCTATGAAGGCGAGCTCCGCACCTATCCGGATACGAGGCTGGTCTATTGGGCGGGCGGCAATCCTTACCACCATCATCAGGATCTCAATCGCCTGTCGGACGCCTGGACGAGGCCCGAGACGATCATCGTGCAGGATCCGATGTTCACGGCGACGGCTCAGCGCGCGGACATCGTGCTGCCGGCGACCACGTCGATCGAGCGCAACGATCTTGCCGGCAACAGGCGTTCCGACTTCATCCTGGCGATGAAGCAGGCAATCGAGCCGCTCGGCGAATCCCGCTCCGACTTCGATATCTTCAACGCCATTGCAGGCAAGCTCGGAGTGGCCGATCGCTTCAACGAGGGCCGGGACGAGATGGGTTGGGTCCGGCATCTCTACGAAGAGTGCCGCAGCGACGCTTCGAAGCGCTTCGATTTCACGATGCCTGATTTCGATGCGTTCTGGGAAGCCGGCTATGCTCGCTGCCCGGTCAAGGCCGAGCAGACGTTCCTTGCCGACTTCCGCAACGAGCCGGAGGCCCATGCGCTGAGGACCGAAAGTGGAAAGATCGTGCTTGGCAGCGCGACTCTGGCCAGGCTGGACTATGCCGATTGTCGCTCGCATCCGGCGTGGATCGAGCCGGCTGAATGGCTCGGCAACGCCGCCGATGCCGGCCAGATGCACCTCATCTCGCACCAGCCGGCGGGCCGTCTTCACAGCCAGCTCGAAACCGGCGCATCGAGCAGGGCCATGAAGCGCAACGGCCGTGAACGGGCTCACCTGCATCCCGACGACGCGGATGCTCTCGGCATCGCCGATGGTCAGACGATCCGTATCTGGAACGGCCGCGGGGAGTGCCTGGCGACGGCCGAGGTCACCGACAAGGTTCGCCGGAGCGTGCTGGTGCTCCCGACCGGCGCATGGTTCACGCCGACCGGCAATAGCGGCCTCGAGGTTGCCGGCAATCCGAACGTGCTCACGCTCGACATCGGCACGTCTCAATTCGGCCAGGGCTGTTCGGCCCACACCTGCCTCGTGCGGGTCGAGCCCTACGCTGCCGATCGGCGCGATGCGTTCGAGGCCTATCAGGAAACGCTCGCCGCGCTCGCGGCAGTCTAA
- a CDS encoding CoA transferase — translation MAEVLPREVLICTIARLLDGVRHVAVGASSPIPAAGAMLLRAMKEAEGAVGPRISILGSVEHNFFTNGSAELFDCAGQGRIDAFFLGGGQIDGFGNVNLVGAGDYPRSSVRWPGSFGSAYLYFVVPRVILFREEHTPRVFVEKVDFISAPGVSPDGVFRSGGPIALLTGKGLFRFDKTRPGFELESVHPGHDLAEIKEATGFRFAHDAEPRQTALPDRATLDLLRSRVFDELAETYPEFAAQMRRELGTVDA, via the coding sequence ATGGCCGAGGTCCTCCCTCGCGAAGTGCTGATCTGCACGATCGCACGGCTGCTCGATGGCGTCAGGCATGTCGCGGTCGGCGCCTCGTCTCCGATTCCCGCCGCCGGCGCGATGCTGCTGCGTGCAATGAAGGAGGCGGAGGGCGCCGTCGGTCCACGCATCTCCATTCTCGGCTCCGTCGAGCACAATTTCTTCACCAACGGTTCGGCGGAACTGTTCGATTGCGCGGGGCAGGGCCGAATCGATGCGTTCTTCCTCGGCGGTGGCCAGATCGACGGCTTCGGCAACGTGAACCTCGTCGGCGCCGGGGATTATCCGCGATCGAGCGTGCGCTGGCCCGGCTCGTTCGGGTCGGCCTATCTCTATTTCGTCGTACCGCGCGTCATCCTGTTCCGGGAGGAGCATACGCCGCGTGTTTTCGTCGAGAAGGTGGACTTCATCAGTGCGCCGGGTGTCAGTCCGGACGGGGTTTTCCGGAGCGGCGGTCCTATCGCCCTGCTGACCGGCAAAGGCCTCTTCCGCTTCGACAAGACGCGGCCGGGCTTCGAGCTGGAGAGCGTCCATCCCGGGCATGATCTCGCGGAGATCAAGGAGGCGACCGGTTTTCGGTTCGCCCATGACGCCGAGCCGCGGCAGACCGCGCTGCCTGATCGAGCGACACTCGACCTGCTCCGCAGCCGCGTGTTCGACGAACTCGCCGAGACCTATCCCGAATTCGCCGCGCAGATGCGGCGCGAGCTTGGGACGGTTGACGCATGA
- a CDS encoding CoA transferase subunit A produces MVLSEPRAMAKHIEPGMRVALPVDYAGVSMVMTRPIIEHGAGDLDLVCVPTGGLQVDQLVGAGLVRTVETSAVSLGEAGGAPRFNAAVKEGAVRLKDATCPAIHAGLMAAQKGSPFMPLRGLIGTDLLRHRDDWRVVDNPMADGGDPIVLIPAIKPDVTIFHVPMADRFGNVWIGRRRELAAMAYASRIALVTVERIVEENLLADEMSAAGVLPALYVTAVALAPKGAWPYGLWGEYPTDSAEIARYAKAARTADGFSAYMAQAQMEPA; encoded by the coding sequence ATGGTGTTGAGCGAGCCTCGCGCAATGGCGAAGCACATCGAGCCGGGCATGCGCGTGGCGCTGCCGGTGGATTACGCCGGCGTCTCCATGGTCATGACGCGGCCGATCATCGAGCATGGCGCGGGCGATCTCGATCTCGTGTGCGTGCCGACCGGCGGATTGCAGGTCGACCAGCTCGTCGGCGCGGGTCTGGTCCGCACGGTGGAGACCAGCGCCGTCTCGCTTGGCGAAGCGGGCGGAGCGCCCCGCTTCAACGCCGCCGTCAAGGAAGGCGCGGTTCGACTCAAGGACGCGACGTGCCCTGCCATCCACGCGGGCCTGATGGCGGCGCAGAAGGGCAGTCCCTTCATGCCGCTCCGGGGGCTGATCGGAACGGATCTGCTCCGGCATCGCGACGATTGGCGCGTCGTCGACAATCCGATGGCGGACGGAGGCGATCCGATCGTGCTGATTCCCGCCATCAAGCCCGACGTCACGATCTTCCACGTGCCGATGGCCGATCGCTTCGGCAATGTCTGGATCGGACGGCGCCGCGAGCTTGCCGCGATGGCCTACGCCTCGCGGATCGCGCTCGTCACGGTGGAGCGCATCGTCGAGGAGAATCTGCTTGCGGACGAGATGAGCGCTGCCGGCGTGCTGCCCGCGCTCTACGTCACGGCGGTCGCGCTGGCCCCGAAGGGGGCGTGGCCCTATGGCCTGTGGGGCGAGTATCCGACAGACAGCGCGGAGATCGCACGCTACGCGAAAGCCGCGCGGACGGCCGACGGCTTCTCCGCCTATATGGCCCAGGCGCAGATGGAGCCCGCGTGA
- a CDS encoding ABC transporter ATP-binding protein, with the protein MGEPAALRTTRSGDVGARTSPSGLPRERGTIGSSIAVRDAVKRYGSFHAVDRISIDIEPGEFITLLGPSGSGKTTLLNLVAGFQSLDSGEILVDGKPVHNVPTHKRGFGMVFQSYALFPNMTVSQNVAFPLRMAGVDRATTDRRVAETLEIMRLTEHATKSPSQMSGGQQQRVAIARAIVRRPRVVLMDEPLSALDRRLRESIQIEIRDLHRTIGSTILFVTHDQGEALTMSDRIAVLNAGKIVQIGRPLDIYRHPTDRFVASFVGESNLIEAEILQKRGSTLTMKNRAGYVFSAESRDTIDVGRATVLVRPERIAVSNEPTANSTPVSVTSAIFLGEILRIEAHMEGGEPLLIRCTDMADRPLPSVGDRLHVSWGAADCWVLA; encoded by the coding sequence ATGGGTGAGCCCGCGGCTCTGCGCACAACGCGCTCCGGCGACGTAGGCGCTCGGACGTCGCCGAGCGGCCTCCCGCGGGAGCGCGGCACCATCGGATCAAGCATCGCCGTCCGCGACGCCGTGAAGCGATACGGCAGCTTTCATGCGGTCGACCGGATCAGCATCGACATCGAGCCGGGTGAATTCATCACGCTCCTCGGCCCTTCCGGCAGCGGCAAGACGACGCTGCTCAACCTCGTGGCCGGATTCCAAAGCCTCGACAGCGGCGAGATTCTCGTCGACGGCAAGCCCGTCCACAACGTGCCCACGCACAAGCGCGGCTTCGGCATGGTCTTCCAGAGCTACGCGCTGTTTCCCAACATGACGGTCAGCCAGAACGTCGCGTTTCCGCTTCGCATGGCGGGCGTCGACCGGGCAACCACGGACCGACGCGTCGCCGAGACGCTGGAAATCATGCGCCTGACGGAGCATGCGACGAAGTCCCCCTCGCAGATGTCGGGCGGGCAGCAACAGCGCGTCGCGATCGCCCGCGCCATCGTCAGGAGGCCGAGGGTCGTGCTGATGGACGAACCGCTCAGCGCCCTCGACAGGCGGTTGCGCGAATCGATTCAGATCGAGATTCGCGACCTGCACCGGACCATCGGCAGCACGATCCTGTTCGTCACCCATGACCAGGGCGAAGCCCTGACCATGAGCGACCGCATCGCCGTGCTCAACGCAGGCAAGATCGTCCAGATCGGCCGCCCGCTGGACATCTATCGACATCCAACGGATCGCTTCGTCGCCTCGTTCGTCGGCGAGAGCAACCTGATCGAAGCGGAGATTCTGCAGAAGCGCGGATCGACGCTGACGATGAAGAACCGCGCGGGATACGTGTTCAGCGCCGAAAGCCGCGACACGATCGACGTCGGGCGCGCAACCGTGCTGGTGCGTCCCGAACGCATTGCCGTATCGAACGAGCCGACTGCGAATTCCACGCCCGTCAGCGTCACGTCTGCGATCTTCCTCGGCGAGATCCTGCGGATCGAGGCGCACATGGAGGGCGGAGAGCCGCTCCTGATCAGGTGCACCGACATGGCGGACCGGCCCCTGCCCTCCGTCGGGGATCGTCTGCACGTGAGCTGGGGCGCAGCGGATTGCTGGGTGCTTGCATGA